One region of Vibrio sp. FE10 genomic DNA includes:
- a CDS encoding abortive infection family protein — translation MSDLNGKQLIKLAVVLQDLFSTGDWQELFTVTDTEDFIVLHSSFMRDVNWQNATLKQGCISAVKYVLESDESNLNEIWKLGQVQTSLKREEPELYLVIEAIVDGIEVVATPDVANINDTVFKALEDAEVLLSTQGAASAYDRTHTALHGFLRQVCKNKGIAYSDNDAITALLPKVNDYIKRQPDIGRNEQVFNMLRSAGSMLNTINYLRNHHSLSHANQDLLTEADAQFSINLTRSIMSYIDGLVG, via the coding sequence ATGTCAGACTTAAATGGAAAACAGCTGATAAAACTTGCAGTTGTCCTGCAAGATTTATTTAGCACTGGTGATTGGCAAGAGTTGTTCACTGTAACTGATACCGAAGATTTTATTGTTCTTCATTCTAGCTTTATGCGAGATGTAAATTGGCAAAATGCCACGTTAAAACAAGGGTGTATAAGTGCTGTAAAGTACGTGTTAGAAAGTGACGAGTCTAACCTTAATGAAATTTGGAAATTAGGTCAGGTACAGACATCCCTTAAGCGTGAAGAACCAGAGTTATATCTTGTTATCGAGGCTATCGTTGATGGTATCGAAGTAGTAGCAACACCAGATGTTGCCAACATAAATGATACTGTTTTTAAAGCACTTGAAGACGCTGAGGTACTTCTTTCAACTCAAGGGGCCGCGAGTGCGTATGATCGAACCCATACAGCTTTGCATGGGTTCTTGAGGCAAGTTTGTAAAAATAAAGGGATTGCATATTCGGATAATGATGCCATTACAGCATTGTTACCCAAAGTAAATGATTATATTAAACGACAGCCTGATATTGGTCGAAATGAACAAGTGTTCAATATGCTGAGGTCAGCAGGTTCTATGCTAAATACGATAAACTATCTACGTAATCATCATAGTTTATCTCATGCAAATCAAGACTTATTGACTGAAGCTGATGCTCAGTTTTCAATCAACCTGACTCGTTCAATTATGAGTTATATCGATGGTCTTGTAGGTTAA
- a CDS encoding GAF domain-containing protein, translating to MSQLELEETMNTLQLLANHQSLTLVVSTILIILLASAIANLNYKVIKSFCISSTNSMANLILHLSGVIWASSVSIYNKELQAQILTQTSPIDSTGATFLLANSIAIILMTSRYRGDKLKQELEKSLPPTAVLEGGANLHIDNLKLFENVAGLISELKYKKLLLSRADFDQHKQHATKISSSHIVPVIESIANIANEWTKQRHGNIDYSVNVFSVLDISDYVSEPDLDKALVNSPFFLFTDSLQSRLSFCDQLLISQQQFSTCKKAVQGEPLIFPYSVLGQSKKHHPNFEGAPTSIEKNEARYVPDTKIIAEKFFNRIESTYHGDYLTNKYKEEIRLYYKNDNTRSFLAIPIYDRSDKVIAVVNVYSKTKNMLSSEDRAKAFYHFIRPHLNVVSYLINSQITISEM from the coding sequence ATGTCTCAACTAGAACTAGAAGAAACTATGAACACGTTACAGTTGTTAGCCAATCACCAAAGTCTAACGCTTGTAGTCAGCACTATTCTTATCATACTTTTAGCTTCAGCAATCGCGAACTTGAATTATAAAGTCATTAAAAGTTTTTGTATCTCAAGTACAAACTCAATGGCTAATTTGATTCTACATTTGTCAGGAGTTATCTGGGCATCTAGCGTAAGTATCTATAACAAAGAACTTCAGGCTCAAATTCTTACACAAACATCACCTATCGATAGTACTGGCGCTACTTTTCTTCTTGCAAACAGCATCGCGATTATCTTAATGACTAGTCGATACCGTGGAGATAAGTTAAAACAAGAATTAGAAAAGTCCCTTCCTCCGACTGCGGTGTTGGAAGGCGGCGCCAACTTACATATTGACAACCTGAAGCTATTTGAAAACGTAGCAGGATTGATTAGCGAACTTAAATACAAAAAATTGTTACTATCACGAGCAGACTTTGACCAACACAAACAACATGCTACAAAAATATCAAGTAGTCACATAGTTCCTGTGATTGAAAGCATTGCCAACATTGCAAATGAATGGACAAAACAACGACATGGTAACATAGATTATTCTGTGAACGTCTTTAGTGTTTTGGACATCTCTGACTACGTTTCAGAGCCTGATTTGGATAAGGCTTTAGTTAACTCCCCTTTTTTCTTGTTTACTGACAGTCTTCAATCGAGACTAAGTTTTTGTGACCAACTACTAATATCTCAACAGCAGTTTTCCACATGTAAAAAAGCAGTCCAAGGTGAACCTCTTATTTTTCCTTATAGTGTCCTTGGTCAATCAAAAAAACACCATCCGAACTTTGAAGGTGCACCTACTTCAATAGAAAAAAACGAAGCAAGGTATGTCCCTGATACAAAGATAATCGCAGAAAAATTCTTTAACCGTATCGAAAGTACTTATCATGGTGATTACTTAACCAATAAGTACAAAGAAGAAATTCGATTGTATTACAAAAATGACAATACGCGGTCATTTCTAGCTATACCAATCTACGATAGAAGTGATAAGGTTATCGCGGTGGTAAACGTGTACAGCAAAACAAAAAACATGTTATCAAGTGAAGATAGAGCTAAAGCTTTTTATCACTTTATACGTCCTCATTTAAATGTTGTTAGCTATTTAATCAACAGTCAAATAACAATTTCGGAGATGTAA
- a CDS encoding DUF3653 domain-containing protein: MITPERREFNPKELLNFAYWRDEHRQLVERRRNLGCQQSLNKQPSHAITLLALQDSRYRLAYSIE; encoded by the coding sequence TTGATCACGCCTGAACGACGCGAATTTAATCCGAAAGAATTGCTCAATTTTGCGTATTGGCGCGACGAACATCGTCAGCTCGTCGAACGCCGGCGAAACCTTGGGTGCCAACAAAGTTTAAATAAGCAACCTTCACACGCAATAACATTACTCGCTCTCCAGGACTCTCGATATAGGCTCGCCTACTCTATTGAATAA